From one Myxococcus xanthus genomic stretch:
- a CDS encoding peptidoglycan-binding domain-containing protein, whose protein sequence is MPPSSTSRQDPAVAPCPLQAGKGQVEVVVVDDRETPLSGVAVELAQGTADEALRTRTDEHGVALFEGLEEGRYRFRLLDVEPGLWRVLGRLPLPPRAAGAAPRWGSVSRPKPLSWTCEGTESLAVLAAKLGVRPSRLIDASTGQPLTPEVAPAPGTRVEVLPFSHEWTTVETGFRHVVHRIGLPLSLVVVLRDGTHHPRAHQPYLLKVWLDDEEELPAREGMTDAEGRMAQVLPARAARGEVTVSPGRDDERKVTLRFAALRATSAPEGLQERLENLGFSCGGERGQFGPKTRLAVEWFQYALGLPLSGEADEATCAALGLLHRS, encoded by the coding sequence ATGCCCCCTTCCTCGACTTCACGGCAGGACCCGGCGGTTGCTCCATGCCCATTACAGGCGGGCAAGGGGCAGGTGGAGGTGGTCGTCGTCGATGACCGCGAGACGCCGCTGTCCGGCGTGGCGGTGGAGCTGGCGCAGGGGACAGCAGACGAGGCGCTGCGCACGCGCACCGACGAGCACGGCGTCGCGCTGTTCGAGGGGCTCGAGGAGGGGCGCTACCGCTTCCGGTTGCTCGACGTGGAGCCTGGGCTGTGGCGGGTGCTCGGCCGGCTTCCCCTGCCTCCGCGCGCCGCGGGCGCAGCGCCTCGCTGGGGTTCCGTCTCGCGGCCGAAGCCGCTGTCCTGGACGTGCGAAGGGACGGAGTCGCTCGCGGTGCTGGCGGCGAAGTTGGGTGTGCGTCCCTCGCGACTCATCGATGCGAGCACGGGGCAGCCGCTCACCCCGGAGGTGGCTCCCGCTCCGGGAACGCGTGTGGAGGTGCTGCCCTTCTCCCATGAGTGGACGACGGTGGAGACCGGCTTCCGGCATGTGGTTCACCGCATCGGGCTTCCCCTGTCCCTGGTGGTGGTGCTGCGCGACGGCACGCACCACCCCCGAGCGCACCAGCCCTACCTGTTGAAGGTGTGGCTGGACGACGAGGAGGAATTGCCCGCGCGCGAGGGCATGACGGACGCGGAGGGCCGCATGGCGCAGGTTCTGCCCGCACGCGCGGCGCGGGGCGAGGTGACGGTGTCGCCCGGCCGCGACGACGAGCGCAAGGTGACGCTGCGCTTCGCGGCGCTGCGCGCGACGAGCGCTCCGGAGGGCTTGCAGGAGCGGCTGGAGAACCTGGGGTTCTCCTGTGGCGGCGAGCGTGGCCAGTTCGGCCCGAAGACGCGCCTGGCCGTGGAGTGGTTCCAGTACGCGCTCGGGCTGCCTCTGAGCGGAGAGGCCGACGAGGCGACCTGCGCCGCGCTGGGCCTGTTGCACCGCTCGTAG
- a CDS encoding acyl-CoA thioesterase: MLSSLWKPEMRVDALTSTLEQRVLPNDLDLNLHMNNGRFLTVCDLSRVDLFIRTGLLALMLKQKWAPIIVRHTMDYKKPLRPFQKYTVSMSITRWDEKYFYATHQFLSRGKVVAEGESTAVLLGREGVVPPEKVIEAVTARQNRTAVESH, encoded by the coding sequence ATGCTCTCCTCGCTCTGGAAGCCGGAGATGCGCGTGGACGCGCTGACGAGCACGCTGGAGCAGCGCGTCCTGCCCAATGACCTGGACCTGAACCTGCACATGAACAACGGGCGGTTCCTCACCGTCTGTGACTTGAGCCGGGTCGACCTGTTCATCCGGACGGGCCTGCTGGCGCTCATGCTCAAGCAGAAGTGGGCGCCCATCATCGTGCGCCACACCATGGACTACAAAAAGCCGCTTCGCCCGTTCCAGAAGTACACGGTGTCCATGTCGATTACCCGCTGGGACGAGAAGTACTTCTACGCCACCCACCAGTTCCTCTCGCGCGGGAAGGTGGTGGCGGAGGGCGAGTCCACCGCGGTGCTGCTCGGGCGCGAGGGCGTCGTCCCGCCGGAGAAGGTGATTGAGGCGGTCACCGCCCGGCAGAACCGGACGGCGGTGGAGAGCCACTGA
- a CDS encoding prolyl oligopeptidase family serine peptidase: protein MTPVDRTCKSPSARRDARSGYTLHGQRFDDPYAWMEQLDAPETQAWISEQEALTQSVLHALPGREALREAVTRSARHARRSPPIAAGPGGREFLWQAEARDDKLKLLLRRHEGAPLETLLDPNTWASNEVLVFAVPSPDGAFVAFGKAVGSAHGALIHVLEVSTGRLLPDRPRGTSHASVAWRPDASGFFYAANPDPGEVPTGEEAHWNAVYEHRLGSGAPARRVFGDDHEKEYWCTVKVSECGRFAVLAKWDYVHANVITLLRLADDARIPVATAMTSLNQVQVIGESLLIHTDLDAPRGRLCTAPLTAPTQWRTLIPESEHTLQTVAGVGGRLYAVYSRAASHHVRIHAEDGTWLRDLKLPALGAVNRNEGEGIVSGVSGPWRGDEVWVNFMSYVQAPSVYRYDYDADLLTPYHVPDVGLDASEYVTEQVWYPSLDGTRVSMFLVHRKDLPRDGQWPVRLSGYGGFNISVEPRFTSLQAAWLKWGGVLAFANVRGGGEYGRAWHEAALKTRRQNAFDDFIAAARWLVSEGYTVPARLASRGNSNGGLLVAVTAMQAPASFGAVFCRAPTLDMLRFPSFGYLSSATVEYGSPEDPVEGAYLAGYSPYHNVRAGLRYPRMAFVAALNDRTAPPHDPLKMVARLQAEGTQGGPFLLLPLRDSGHGGGTTLTALIEQDVDELCFYCGALGVSPG, encoded by the coding sequence ATGACGCCCGTGGACCGGACCTGCAAGTCCCCCTCCGCACGCAGAGACGCGCGGAGCGGCTACACGCTGCACGGACAGCGCTTCGACGACCCCTACGCGTGGATGGAGCAGCTCGATGCGCCGGAGACGCAGGCGTGGATTTCCGAGCAGGAGGCCCTCACGCAATCGGTGCTCCACGCCCTCCCTGGACGCGAGGCACTGCGCGAAGCGGTCACCCGCTCCGCGCGGCACGCACGCAGGTCCCCGCCCATTGCCGCCGGTCCGGGGGGGCGTGAGTTCCTCTGGCAGGCAGAGGCGCGCGACGACAAGCTCAAGCTCCTGCTCCGGCGCCACGAAGGGGCGCCGTTGGAGACGTTGCTCGACCCCAACACGTGGGCGAGCAACGAGGTGCTCGTCTTCGCGGTCCCCTCCCCGGATGGCGCATTCGTCGCGTTCGGCAAGGCCGTGGGAAGCGCCCACGGCGCATTGATTCACGTCCTCGAGGTCTCGACGGGGAGGCTGCTGCCGGACCGCCCCCGAGGCACCAGCCACGCCTCGGTGGCCTGGCGGCCCGATGCATCCGGGTTCTTCTACGCCGCGAACCCCGACCCCGGCGAGGTGCCCACGGGCGAAGAGGCTCACTGGAACGCCGTCTACGAGCACCGGCTGGGCTCGGGCGCCCCCGCGCGGCGCGTCTTCGGTGATGACCACGAAAAGGAGTACTGGTGCACCGTCAAGGTGAGCGAGTGCGGCCGCTTCGCCGTGCTCGCGAAGTGGGACTACGTCCACGCCAACGTCATCACCCTGCTGCGCCTCGCGGATGATGCGCGCATCCCTGTGGCAACAGCCATGACCTCCCTCAATCAGGTGCAGGTCATCGGGGAGTCCCTGCTCATCCATACCGACCTCGACGCACCACGAGGCAGGCTCTGCACCGCGCCGCTGACGGCGCCCACCCAGTGGCGGACGCTCATCCCGGAAAGCGAGCACACCCTTCAGACTGTCGCAGGCGTCGGCGGCCGGCTCTACGCCGTCTATTCACGCGCGGCGTCGCACCACGTGCGCATCCACGCCGAGGACGGCACCTGGCTGCGCGACCTGAAGCTCCCAGCCCTGGGCGCCGTAAATCGCAACGAAGGAGAGGGAATCGTCAGCGGCGTCAGTGGCCCATGGCGGGGCGACGAGGTGTGGGTGAACTTCATGTCGTACGTGCAGGCCCCCTCTGTCTATCGCTACGACTACGACGCAGACCTGCTGACGCCGTACCACGTCCCTGACGTCGGGCTCGATGCGTCCGAGTACGTGACGGAGCAGGTCTGGTATCCGTCGCTCGACGGCACCCGGGTCTCCATGTTCCTCGTCCACCGGAAGGACCTGCCGCGCGACGGACAGTGGCCCGTGAGGCTGAGTGGCTACGGCGGCTTCAACATCTCCGTGGAGCCGCGCTTCACGTCGCTCCAAGCCGCCTGGCTGAAGTGGGGCGGCGTGCTGGCCTTCGCCAACGTCCGGGGCGGCGGAGAGTACGGCCGCGCCTGGCACGAGGCGGCCCTCAAGACACGCCGGCAGAACGCCTTCGACGACTTCATCGCGGCGGCGCGCTGGCTCGTCTCGGAGGGCTACACGGTGCCTGCCCGGCTGGCCTCGCGAGGAAACAGCAATGGTGGGCTGCTGGTCGCCGTCACCGCCATGCAGGCCCCCGCGTCCTTTGGTGCCGTCTTCTGCCGCGCGCCCACGCTCGACATGCTGCGCTTCCCGAGCTTCGGCTACCTGAGCTCGGCCACCGTCGAATACGGCTCACCCGAGGACCCGGTTGAGGGTGCCTACCTCGCGGGGTACTCGCCCTACCACAATGTCAGAGCCGGGCTCCGTTACCCCCGGATGGCCTTCGTCGCCGCGCTGAACGACCGGACCGCCCCACCCCACGACCCGCTGAAGATGGTCGCCAGACTTCAGGCAGAAGGCACGCAGGGCGGGCCCTTTCTCCTGCTCCCGCTTCGCGACTCCGGGCATGGGGGCGGCACCACCCTGACGGCGCTCATCGAGCAGGACGTCGACGAGCTCTGCTTCTACTGTGGGGCGCTCGGCGTCTCACCGGGCTGA
- a CDS encoding fatty acid desaturase: MVQLVGCVGAYVLLAGASYVFFAQSLVGGVALAVLAGVVLVRVFILQHDCAHRSLFQRPVTNDRVGVVLGMLTLAPHAYWRAMHLVHHSTSGDLDRRGVGDIVTMTAQEYLALKPSQRLRYRLYRHPAVLLGVGPIFQFLLRFRMPGIVAKERRPERRSILVTNLALVAVHLAFLALGDWPRWLVVHLIITQVAAGLGIWLFFVQHQVERPYWVPRAQWSLKGSALQGSSHLVLPRAFEWLFGAINLHHVHHLKPQIPNYLLRGYMEQHGLAEEGVKLGLRDSVRAFRLKVYDEATGRMTGFPPVHAGQARTPLASPPSIEPTGQLGRVLTFSGEER, encoded by the coding sequence GTGGTCCAGCTCGTGGGATGCGTGGGCGCCTATGTCCTGCTCGCGGGGGCCAGCTATGTCTTCTTCGCCCAAAGCCTGGTGGGCGGCGTGGCGCTGGCGGTGCTCGCGGGCGTCGTGCTCGTCCGGGTCTTCATCCTCCAGCACGACTGTGCCCACCGCTCGCTGTTCCAGCGTCCGGTGACGAATGACCGGGTGGGCGTGGTGCTGGGCATGCTGACGCTGGCGCCGCACGCGTACTGGCGGGCCATGCACCTGGTCCACCACAGCACCAGCGGAGACCTCGACCGGCGCGGCGTGGGCGACATCGTGACGATGACGGCCCAGGAGTACCTGGCGCTCAAACCCTCCCAGCGCCTTCGCTACCGGCTGTACCGGCACCCCGCGGTCCTCCTGGGCGTGGGGCCCATCTTCCAGTTCCTGCTGCGCTTCCGCATGCCGGGCATCGTCGCCAAGGAGCGCAGGCCCGAGCGCCGCTCCATCCTGGTGACGAACCTGGCGCTGGTGGCCGTCCACCTCGCGTTCCTGGCGCTGGGTGACTGGCCCCGGTGGCTGGTGGTGCACCTCATCATCACCCAGGTGGCCGCGGGCCTGGGCATCTGGCTCTTCTTCGTGCAGCACCAGGTGGAGCGGCCCTACTGGGTTCCGCGGGCGCAGTGGTCCCTCAAGGGCTCGGCGCTCCAGGGCAGCAGTCACCTGGTGCTTCCACGCGCCTTCGAGTGGCTCTTTGGCGCCATCAACCTGCACCACGTCCATCACCTGAAGCCCCAGATTCCCAACTACCTGCTGCGCGGCTACATGGAGCAGCACGGCCTGGCCGAAGAGGGCGTGAAGCTGGGTCTGCGCGACTCGGTGCGCGCCTTCCGCCTCAAGGTGTACGACGAGGCCACCGGCAGGATGACGGGCTTTCCCCCTGTCCACGCGGGCCAGGCCAGGACACCGCTGGCCTCCCCGCCCTCCATCGAGCCGACAGGTCAGCTGGGCCGAGTGCTGACCTTCTCCGGCGAGGAACGCTGA
- a CDS encoding YheT family hydrolase: MAEHANAFHVPWWLRFSHVQTVVPHLDRRRHDVLTEHIRHELADGDFVDVYWLNRTRPGPLLILLPGMQGTQDSTYVRSLLSELSPRGLRAAVLCHRGGAVPNRRAPFYHAGFTDHLAWLVRFVREQEPHTPLYGVGFSLGGSMLIRYLAETGHASHLSAAAAVSLTFSLGSTARRACEGINQLYQLRVLNSYKRVARLKAHLPEFASRVGTLNGMRSIQAFDEVFTAPLHGFKDAEDYYERCSSQQFLPGIEVPFLVLNAEDDPLVARDTLPDARALREHVRLELTPHGGHLGFMYQRSSGLGYYPPARLISFFLQEPSEAHESLSQDVVGHALLALEAGDARGRADEHAGAARPAQ; this comes from the coding sequence ATGGCTGAGCATGCGAACGCCTTCCACGTCCCCTGGTGGCTGCGCTTCTCCCACGTGCAGACCGTGGTCCCCCACCTGGACCGGCGCCGCCACGACGTGCTCACCGAGCACATCCGTCACGAGCTGGCGGACGGTGACTTCGTGGACGTGTACTGGCTGAACCGGACGCGGCCAGGGCCCTTGCTCATCCTGCTGCCCGGCATGCAGGGCACGCAGGACTCCACCTACGTCCGCAGCCTGCTGTCGGAGCTGTCCCCGCGCGGCCTGCGCGCGGCGGTCTTGTGCCACCGGGGCGGCGCCGTGCCCAACCGGCGGGCCCCCTTCTATCACGCGGGATTCACCGACCACCTGGCCTGGCTGGTGCGCTTCGTCCGTGAGCAGGAGCCCCACACGCCACTCTATGGCGTGGGCTTCTCCCTGGGCGGCAGCATGCTGATTCGCTACCTGGCGGAGACAGGCCACGCCAGCCACCTGTCCGCCGCGGCGGCCGTGTCCCTGACGTTCTCCCTGGGCAGCACGGCCCGGCGGGCCTGCGAAGGCATCAACCAGCTCTACCAGCTCCGCGTGTTGAACTCGTACAAGCGCGTCGCGCGGCTCAAGGCCCACCTGCCGGAGTTCGCCTCACGCGTTGGGACGCTGAATGGGATGCGCAGCATCCAGGCCTTCGACGAGGTCTTCACCGCGCCCCTTCACGGCTTCAAGGACGCGGAGGACTACTACGAGCGGTGCAGCAGCCAGCAATTCCTGCCGGGCATCGAGGTGCCCTTCCTCGTCCTCAACGCCGAGGACGACCCGCTCGTCGCCCGGGACACGCTCCCCGACGCACGCGCGCTGCGGGAGCACGTGCGGCTGGAGCTGACGCCGCATGGCGGGCACCTGGGTTTCATGTATCAGCGTTCCTCCGGGCTGGGTTACTACCCGCCGGCCCGGCTCATCTCGTTCTTCCTGCAGGAGCCGTCCGAAGCACATGAATCTCTATCTCAGGATGTTGTGGGTCATGCTCTCCTCGCTCTGGAAGCCGGAGATGCGCGTGGACGCGCTGACGAGCACGCTGGAGCAGCGCGTCCTGCCCAATGA